From the genome of Brachyhypopomus gauderio isolate BG-103 chromosome 20, BGAUD_0.2, whole genome shotgun sequence, one region includes:
- the morc3b gene encoding MORC family CW-type zinc finger protein 3b isoform X5 has protein sequence MATRKHRGIPLSSLNPKFLHTNSTSHTWPFSAIAELIDNAYDPDVRAKQFWVDWTRIKGLDCLSFMDNGEGMTRARLHKMLSFGYSDKKAVRDHVPVGIYGNGFKSGSMRLGKDAIVFTKTKDSMSIGLLSQSYLQAIKAQQIMVPILTFRRDGQNQAEDAASLEAILSHSLFSTEKELFSELRAIGAVGPTGTRVIIWNLRTTVSGETEFDFAADKYDIQIRASAGEKSREDRAMSAESEWSLRAYCSILYLKPRMQINIRGQRVKTQLISKSLAHIANDSYRPSFLTKRIRITFGFNTKSKEHCGIMMYHKNRLIKAYERVSCQRKAERKGIGVIGVIECNFLQPTHNKQDFDDTDQYRKTMYNLSIKLEDFWNEIRYKRKKEDPKCSVPIEDTMKVPDQVWVQCDSCLKWRRLPDGFDCSRLPEKWFCNLNHDPQFRSCLIEEELEDQEEEQKSYPKPFKRRTKRKHFSTEVRAAGVTPCTSVPPTALPQGASTFTHTEAMLTANTRETKWEVESDGRENSDEPVSSVPSGMAVRSEPVLEEEEEQGADTWHEMWAPEEVGGSDFKQEDVDGPCEEELEEETWTPKQPQEEELLERMREAMEDRDSCREEVEVLRGNCATLQDERSELLSTLRRVEQEKASLSSLCDQLKRELEKLRGNADKRAGPEGDDGPGAEDRRKLKKLRLRLARLLVCFMPALDLEHVDISSEVIDDLLDQVLEEVT, from the exons ATAATGCGTATGACCCTGATGTCCGTGCCAAGCAGTTCTGGGTAGACTGGACCCGTATCAAAGGTCTGGACTGCCTGTCGTTCATGGATAACGGGGAAGGCATGACCAGAGCCAGACTGCATAAGATGCTTAG CTTTGGTTATAGTGACAAGAAAGCTGTGAGAGACCATGTTCCAGTTGGCATCTATGGCAACGGTTTTAAGTCGGGTTCCATGCGTCTGGGGAAGGACGCGATCGTCTTTACCAAGACAAAAGACTCCATGAGCATCGGCCTGCTGTCTCAGTCGTACCTACAGGCCATTAAAGCCCAGCAGATCATGGTGCCCATTCTCACCTTCAGACGGGATGGACAAAACCA AGCGGAGGACGCAGCGAGTCTGGAGGCgatcctctctcactcactgttCAGCACGGAGAAGGAGCTGTTCTCGGAGCTGCGCGCCATCGGAGCCGTCGGACCCACTGGCACACGTGTCATCATCTGGAACCTGCGCAC GACCGTGAGCGGTGAGACGGAATTCGACTTTGCCGCGGACAAATACGACATCCAGATCCGGGCGAGTGCGGGCGAGAAGAGCAGGGAAGACCGAGCCATGTCTGCGGAGAGCGAGTGGTCGCTGAGA GCATACTGTAGCATCCTGTACCTGAAACCCCGTATGCAGATTAACATCCGAGGACAGCGAGTGAAAACCCAGCTCATCTCCAAGAGTCTAGCACACATTGCCAATGACAGCTATAGACCTTCCTTCCTT ACCAAACGTATTCGCATCACCTTTGGGTTCAATACTAAAAGTAAGGAGCATTGTGGTATCATGATGTACCACAAAAACAGACTCATTAAGGCTTATGAGAGAGTGAGCTGCCAGAGAAAG GCTGAGAGAAAGGGCATTGGAGTCATAGGTGTGATTGAATGTAATTTCCTTCAACCCACCCACAACAAACAGGACTTTGATGACACAGATCAGTACAG GAAGACCATGTACAACCTCAGCATCAAGCTGGAGGACTTCTGGAACGAGATCCGCTACAAGCGCAAGAAGGAGGATCCGAAATGCAGCGTTCCGATCGAGGACACAAT gaAAGTTCCAGATCAGGTCTGGGTCCAATGTGACAGCTGCCTGAAGTGGCGGAGGCTCCCGGATGGCTTCGACTGCAGCCGCCTGCCCGAGAAATGGTTCTGCAACCTGAACCATGACCCACAATTCAG GAGCTGCCTAATAGAAGAAGAACTGGAGGATCAAGAGGAGGAACAGAAGTCGTACCCCAAGCCCTTCAAACGCCG GACGAAACGGAAACATTTCAGCACTGAAGTCAGAGCCGCGGGTGTCACACCTTGTACGTCTGTCCCTCCCACCGCCCTGCCACAGGGTGCCAGCACCTTTACTCACACGGAGGCCATGCTCACAGCCAACACCAGAGAGACCAAGTGGGAGGTGGAATCGGACGGGCGAGAGAATTCGGACGAGCCAGTGAGCAGCGTGCCGAGTGGGATGGCGGTGAGATCGGAGCCCGtcctggaggaggaagaggagcagggtGCAGACACCTGGCATGAGATGTGGGCCCCGGAGGAGGTCGGGGGGTCGGACTTCAAACAGGAGGACGTAGACGGGCCGTGTGAGGAGGAACTGGAGGAGGAGACGTGGACTCCAAAGCAGCCGCAGGAGGAGGAGCTCCTTGAGAGGATGAGGGAGGCGATGGAGGACAGGGACTCGTGCAGAGAGGAAGTGGAGGTGTTGCGGGGGAACTGTGCCACCCTGCAGGATGAGAGGAGCGAGCTCTTGAGCACG TTAAGGAGGGTGGAGCAAGAGAAGGCCAGCCTGTCTTCTCTGTGCGACCAGCTGAAGCGCGAGCTGGAGAAACTGAGGGGGAACGCCGACAAGAGGGCGGGGCCTGAGGGGGATGACGGCCCTGGGGCGGAGGACAGGCGCAAGCTGAAGAAGCTCCGCCTCCGCCTCGCCCGCCTGCTCGTCTGCTTCATGCCGGCCCTCGACCTGGAGCACGTGGACATCAGCAGTGAGGTCATCGACGATCTCCTTGACCAGGTCTTGGAGGAGGTCACTTGA